From Gammaproteobacteria bacterium, the proteins below share one genomic window:
- a CDS encoding Non-ribosomal peptide synthetase-like protein: MTLIPNPTAPFPYLVRGAHRPDLLREETLPDLLEATAQRLPDQTALVFGNRTLTYSELNRASDRAAHHLLVAGVQPGQFIGLWLPRGIDLLVMQLAITKAGAAWLPFDADTPIERVAVCLTDAEATGIVVADEWREQIVGLSVPIFSLRALESEPCGDWRRREGLLPTHPAYAIYTSGSTGKPKGIVISHHSICHFVRSENDVLGIVAQDRVYQGFSVAFDMSFEEIWIAWLVGATLWVSPRSLVTDPEALPAVLEDAGVTVLHVVPTLLAMFPRDVLSLRLINLGGEACPEALVERWATPHRQVFNTYGPTEATVSASAARLERGKPVTIGRPLPNYGLLVLGEDSLPLGSDAVGELCIIGPGVAHGYLGRPELTQAKFIANPWANAPHEARMYRTGDLASINQHGEVQCFGRVDDQVKIRGFRVELGEIEALLAQQPGITTAAVVMRQDGGVDQLVAFYLTDGATVVTAMVLRAALKAKLPPYMVPNRFESLTQMPRLASGKIDRRALGTIVLPSLIAATGDEPETIAEEILFAGLGQLFPGQPITRTADFFDDLGGHSLLAARLVSHLRQDARFSRITLGEVYRHRRIDRIAEALTALNPEVAPEGQVSDEVPPSSHTIPTWHRMACGLAQAATLPLLICLHISHWLAPFFMYHYLTGDPGDSIAWAATSSVLVFVVGQLLAFAVAIFGVRSVFGEVAPGHYPLWGVTYFRWWLSERLIDIAPAYLLAGCSLQTSFLRALGAKIDREVVIGSVTLRVPSLLTIDYGASLGNVVNLENARVEHGKLIIGRIHIGREASIGSYSVMEGNTSVAEFGKLDGLSALAEGQAIGAYEHWSGAPARKIGVVDPLQRPRRWPVTQLRRRLERIGYGLGALLVAVLFFMPIFPTFMVVDALDDRWLAGLDKDTSSLIVAFRYFLLAIPASAMLILLTALLSAAIRWLTLPNLLPGSWLVHSSLYYRKWLTNQIQECSMHILHGVYATVYAPLWYRLLGASVGKNAEISTAMGVVPDMLTLGDETFIADAVMLGDDEIDGGWMTVQPTVIGHRSFIGNGAYVPDGTVLPENVLIGVQSYTPETRKIHEGDTWVGSPPILLPARETLVGFPERLTFRPSWRRRLGRTLVETIRIVLPLAITIGVGYLIVLTTFDDAVNESGLVFAQDLAIDGLWYGVGTFLFVLALKWLLIGRYVPRAVPMWTPFVWLSEAVTNLYEAIAVPNFLDMLRGTPMLPPMLRLLGMRIGRGVYLDTTDFTEFDCVEIGDYAELNAWSGPQTHLFEDRIMKIGHVRIGAHSTIRARGIVLYDAEVGDGAVLGPLTLVLKGESIPPRTAWIGSPAQPGWR, encoded by the coding sequence ATGACACTCATACCCAATCCTACTGCCCCCTTTCCCTACTTGGTTCGTGGCGCCCATCGCCCCGACTTGTTACGCGAAGAAACCTTACCAGACCTGCTGGAAGCCACTGCACAACGTCTGCCTGATCAGACGGCACTGGTCTTTGGTAACCGTACCCTCACCTACTCCGAACTCAATCGTGCCTCCGACCGTGCAGCCCACCACTTGCTCGTGGCTGGGGTACAACCTGGTCAATTTATCGGTCTTTGGTTACCGCGTGGGATCGATCTGCTGGTGATGCAGCTCGCCATCACCAAGGCCGGGGCTGCCTGGCTGCCCTTTGATGCGGATACTCCGATCGAGCGTGTCGCCGTATGCCTGACCGATGCCGAGGCAACGGGCATTGTGGTGGCAGATGAATGGCGTGAACAGATCGTGGGATTATCCGTACCCATCTTCAGTTTGCGCGCCCTCGAGTCTGAACCCTGCGGAGACTGGCGGCGGCGCGAAGGATTGCTACCCACTCATCCGGCCTACGCCATTTACACCTCAGGTTCCACGGGCAAGCCAAAAGGGATTGTGATCAGCCACCACAGCATCTGCCATTTCGTGCGCAGCGAAAACGACGTACTCGGGATCGTGGCACAGGATCGGGTATATCAGGGCTTTTCGGTAGCGTTTGATATGTCTTTTGAGGAGATCTGGATTGCTTGGCTGGTGGGAGCGACGTTATGGGTCAGTCCGAGGTCCTTGGTCACCGATCCGGAGGCCCTACCGGCCGTGTTGGAGGATGCGGGGGTCACAGTGCTGCATGTGGTGCCGACCCTCCTGGCGATGTTTCCACGCGATGTGCTGAGTCTCCGCCTCATCAACCTCGGCGGCGAGGCCTGCCCGGAGGCACTGGTCGAACGTTGGGCCACCCCCCATCGCCAAGTCTTCAATACCTACGGTCCTACCGAGGCAACCGTCTCCGCCAGTGCCGCTCGCCTAGAGCGTGGCAAACCCGTCACCATCGGTCGCCCTCTCCCCAACTATGGTCTCTTGGTCCTGGGCGAGGACAGTCTCCCACTGGGGAGCGATGCGGTCGGCGAGCTGTGCATCATTGGTCCGGGGGTGGCGCATGGCTACCTTGGGCGACCTGAGCTTACCCAAGCGAAATTCATCGCCAATCCATGGGCAAATGCGCCACACGAAGCGCGGATGTATCGCACCGGGGACCTGGCAAGTATCAATCAGCATGGGGAAGTTCAGTGCTTTGGGCGTGTCGATGACCAAGTCAAGATCCGTGGTTTTCGGGTCGAACTCGGTGAGATCGAAGCACTTCTCGCGCAGCAACCGGGCATCACCACCGCAGCAGTGGTGATGCGTCAAGACGGGGGAGTAGACCAACTCGTCGCCTTTTATCTCACTGACGGTGCTACGGTGGTCACGGCAATGGTGCTACGCGCCGCCCTCAAGGCCAAGCTACCGCCCTACATGGTGCCAAACCGCTTTGAGTCTCTTACACAGATGCCGCGCCTCGCCTCGGGCAAGATTGACCGTAGGGCCCTCGGCACGATAGTGCTCCCTTCCCTGATTGCTGCGACGGGTGATGAACCGGAAACTATCGCCGAGGAAATTCTTTTCGCAGGTCTGGGGCAACTCTTTCCCGGACAACCGATCACACGAACCGCCGATTTTTTCGATGACCTAGGAGGCCATTCGCTATTAGCCGCACGCCTGGTATCTCATCTTCGCCAAGATGCGCGTTTCTCGCGCATTACCCTGGGCGAGGTCTACCGCCACCGCCGCATTGATCGAATCGCGGAGGCATTAACCGCACTCAATCCAGAGGTAGCACCAGAGGGTCAAGTCTCCGATGAAGTGCCACCATCCAGCCATACCATCCCAACCTGGCATCGCATGGCCTGTGGGCTTGCCCAGGCAGCAACCCTGCCGCTTTTGATCTGTCTGCACATTAGTCATTGGCTGGCGCCTTTCTTTATGTACCACTACCTAACCGGCGACCCGGGCGACAGTATTGCGTGGGCAGCCACCAGCTCGGTATTAGTATTCGTCGTCGGGCAATTACTGGCCTTTGCTGTTGCCATATTCGGGGTGCGCAGTGTTTTTGGAGAGGTTGCGCCTGGCCATTATCCATTGTGGGGCGTAACCTATTTCCGCTGGTGGCTATCCGAACGATTGATAGATATCGCACCAGCCTATCTGTTAGCGGGTTGTTCACTTCAAACTAGTTTTTTACGTGCGCTTGGTGCAAAGATCGATCGGGAGGTTGTAATTGGTTCGGTGACGCTACGCGTACCCTCGCTATTGACTATTGACTATGGCGCAAGCTTGGGCAATGTGGTGAACTTGGAGAATGCCCGGGTCGAACACGGCAAATTGATCATCGGTCGTATTCACATCGGCCGGGAAGCGTCGATCGGTTCTTATTCCGTAATGGAGGGTAATACGTCAGTTGCCGAATTTGGGAAATTAGATGGACTCTCGGCCCTTGCGGAGGGGCAAGCGATAGGCGCATACGAACACTGGAGTGGCGCGCCCGCGCGTAAAATAGGGGTTGTGGACCCTTTACAGCGGCCCCGCCGCTGGCCTGTGACCCAATTACGGAGACGTTTAGAGAGGATTGGTTACGGCCTCGGGGCGTTATTAGTGGCGGTCCTTTTCTTTATGCCGATCTTTCCCACCTTCATGGTTGTAGACGCGCTCGACGACCGATGGTTGGCGGGACTGGACAAGGATACCAGTTCATTGATCGTGGCCTTTCGTTATTTTCTCTTGGCCATTCCCGCAAGTGCGATGCTGATCCTCTTGACCGCATTGTTATCGGCAGCGATTCGTTGGTTGACATTGCCAAACTTGTTGCCCGGCAGTTGGCTGGTGCACAGTTCCTTGTATTACCGGAAATGGCTCACCAATCAGATCCAAGAATGCAGCATGCATATATTGCATGGGGTCTACGCCACCGTCTACGCCCCTTTATGGTACCGATTACTCGGCGCATCGGTCGGTAAAAATGCCGAGATCTCAACCGCCATGGGGGTAGTGCCCGATATGTTGACCCTCGGTGATGAAACCTTTATCGCCGACGCGGTGATGCTGGGCGACGATGAGATTGATGGCGGTTGGATGACGGTGCAACCTACAGTAATTGGGCATCGTAGTTTTATTGGTAATGGTGCCTATGTCCCGGACGGTACGGTATTACCAGAAAATGTGTTGATCGGCGTACAGAGTTATACGCCAGAGACCAGAAAGATCCATGAGGGCGATACTTGGGTGGGTTCGCCGCCAATTCTTCTACCGGCCCGAGAGACGTTGGTAGGTTTTCCCGAGAGGCTAACCTTCCGTCCCTCTTGGCGGAGGCGATTAGGCCGCACATTGGTGGAGACGATACGGATAGTGCTACCCCTAGCAATTACCATTGGAGTTGGTTATCTGATTGTACTTACAACCTTTGATGATGCGGTCAATGAATCCGGTCTCGTGTTTGCGCAGGATCTAGCCATTGACGGATTATGGTACGGTGTGGGTACGTTCCTATTTGTCTTGGCGCTGAAATGGCTATTAATTGGTCGCTATGTGCCACGCGCAGTCCCGATGTGGACGCCATTTGTGTGGCTCTCCGAGGCGGTTACCAATCTCTATGAGGCAATTGCGGTGCCAAACTTCTTGGATATGTTACGAGGTACCCCGATGCTCCCTCCGATGTTGCGTCTGTTAGGAATGCGGATTGGGCGAGGGGTCTATCTTGATACTACCGACTTTACCGAGTTCGATTGCGTAGAGATTGGTGATTACGCCGAGCTTAATGCCTGGTCAGGCCCGCAGACTCATCTCTTTGAGGATCGCATCATGAAGATTGGTCATGTGCGGATTGGCGCACACAGTACTATTCGCGCTCGCGGAATAGTGCTCTACGATGCCGAGGTGGGGGATGGGGCGGTGCTCGGACCATTAACGTTGGTACTCAAAGGCGAATCTATCCCACCCCGAACGGCGTGGATCGGCTCGCCCGCCCAACCTGGGTGGCGGTAG
- the glgB gene encoding 1,4-alpha-glucan branching enzyme encodes MNDNISDAVRRILEARHHDPFAVLGLHLHGMGEEEVVRVFLPRAASVELLNGIEVLSMTRQHDTDLFEWYGARGQLTPHYQVRWCDQEGRLHTQHDPYCLPPQVPDFDLHLFGEGHHWHAYRFFGAHPWAVEGIEGVLFATWAPNAARVSVVGDFNRWDGRVHPMRARGGSGVWELFVPGLKAGTLYKFEIRNREQGSLHLKSDPYAQQFELRPATACVVAAPSHYAWEDAEWLARRPEERWRHGPVSIYEMHLGSWQHDVNGHFLNYRELAHRVVKHVVALGFTHVELLPITEYPFDGSWGYQSLGYFAPTSRFGSPDDFRYFVDYCHSYGLGVILDWVPAHFPKDPHGLARFDGTPLYEHEDPRLGEHRDWGTLIFNYGRKEVRNFLLASALYWIEEFHLDGLRVDAVASMLYLDYSRGPGEWLPNRHGGRENLEAIEFLREVNTMLHGAHPGVMVIAEESTAWPMVSRPTWLGGLGFTLKWNMGWMHDTLNYFSQDPIYRHYHHQNLTFGLLYAFTENFLLPLSHDEVVHGKGSLFTKMPGDTWQRFANLRLLYTWIYTHPGKKLLFMGAEFGQIREWNHDGTLDWTLLEDPHHRGVMTLLTDLNHLYRDTSALHRYDFDGEGFEWIDCYDAAQSVVIFLRRDGERCVVVVINFTPVVRYGYRVGVPLRGIYHEVFNSDATCYGGSGVGNCGSVTTEDFSWMGRPYSLNLNLPPLGALLLVPPVYIVAPENRTVV; translated from the coding sequence ATGAATGACAACATCTCCGACGCCGTACGGCGCATCCTTGAAGCGCGTCATCACGACCCATTTGCCGTTCTCGGTCTACATCTCCATGGGATGGGGGAGGAGGAGGTGGTGCGTGTCTTTCTACCCCGCGCCGCATCTGTGGAACTCCTCAATGGGATAGAGGTGTTGTCGATGACGCGCCAGCACGACACCGACTTGTTCGAATGGTACGGGGCGCGGGGACAACTAACCCCACACTATCAGGTACGTTGGTGCGACCAGGAGGGTCGCCTTCATACCCAGCACGACCCCTATTGCCTTCCGCCTCAGGTCCCAGACTTTGATCTACATCTCTTCGGTGAGGGTCACCACTGGCATGCCTACCGCTTCTTTGGTGCCCACCCTTGGGCAGTGGAAGGAATAGAGGGAGTGCTATTCGCGACCTGGGCACCCAACGCCGCACGGGTGAGCGTGGTGGGCGACTTTAATCGTTGGGATGGACGTGTCCATCCAATGCGGGCGCGGGGGGGGAGCGGGGTGTGGGAGTTATTCGTCCCTGGACTCAAGGCTGGAACCCTGTACAAGTTTGAGATTCGTAACCGTGAGCAGGGTAGCCTCCATCTCAAATCTGATCCCTACGCCCAACAATTTGAGCTGCGTCCGGCCACGGCCTGCGTAGTCGCGGCCCCAAGTCATTACGCTTGGGAAGATGCTGAATGGCTGGCACGCCGTCCTGAGGAACGTTGGCGCCATGGTCCTGTGTCAATCTATGAAATGCACCTGGGATCCTGGCAACACGATGTCAACGGTCATTTTCTGAACTATCGCGAATTGGCCCATCGAGTGGTGAAACACGTCGTTGCGCTGGGCTTTACCCACGTCGAATTACTCCCGATTACTGAATATCCCTTTGATGGTTCTTGGGGTTATCAGAGTCTGGGTTATTTTGCCCCAACCAGCCGTTTTGGTAGTCCTGATGATTTTCGTTACTTTGTAGATTACTGCCACAGCTACGGGTTAGGCGTGATTCTCGATTGGGTGCCTGCCCATTTCCCCAAAGACCCGCATGGCTTGGCGCGTTTCGACGGTACCCCCCTCTACGAACACGAAGACCCACGCCTGGGAGAACATCGCGATTGGGGGACGTTGATCTTTAATTATGGCCGCAAGGAAGTGAGAAATTTTCTGCTCGCCAGCGCCTTGTACTGGATAGAGGAGTTTCACCTCGATGGCCTGCGGGTAGACGCTGTGGCCTCGATGCTTTATCTGGATTATTCCCGTGGTCCTGGTGAATGGCTGCCCAATCGCCATGGGGGGCGTGAGAATTTGGAGGCAATTGAATTCTTGCGTGAGGTTAATACCATGTTGCACGGTGCTCATCCCGGAGTCATGGTAATTGCCGAGGAATCTACCGCCTGGCCAATGGTCTCGCGTCCGACTTGGTTAGGGGGATTAGGTTTCACGCTTAAATGGAACATGGGGTGGATGCACGATACGCTAAATTATTTCTCCCAAGACCCCATCTATCGTCACTACCATCATCAGAATCTCACCTTCGGGTTACTCTATGCCTTTACGGAGAACTTTCTGCTACCGCTCTCTCATGATGAGGTAGTACATGGTAAAGGTTCTCTTTTCACTAAGATGCCCGGTGATACGTGGCAGCGTTTTGCAAATCTTCGGTTGCTCTATACCTGGATTTATACCCATCCTGGGAAAAAGTTGCTCTTCATGGGGGCGGAATTTGGTCAAATCCGAGAATGGAATCACGACGGAACCCTGGATTGGACATTGTTGGAGGATCCCCATCATCGTGGGGTAATGACGCTCCTCACCGATCTGAACCATCTCTACCGCGATACCTCTGCTCTCCACCGTTACGATTTCGATGGTGAAGGTTTCGAGTGGATCGATTGTTACGATGCAGCCCAATCGGTGGTAATTTTTCTGCGTCGTGACGGTGAACGGTGCGTAGTAGTGGTGATTAATTTCACGCCGGTGGTGCGTTATGGCTATCGAGTAGGAGTTCCACTGCGAGGAATCTACCACGAGGTCTTCAATAGCGACGCGACTTGTTATGGAGGTAGTGGGGTGGGCAACTGTGGAAGCGTTACTACTGAGGATTTTTCCTGGATGGGGCGGCCCTATTCCCTGAATCTAAATCTGCCACCGCTGGGGGCTCTTCTGCTGGTTCCGCCTGTCTATATAGTGGCCCCCGAAAATCGGACAGTAGTTTAA
- the glgC gene encoding glucose-1-phosphate adenylyltransferase, whose translation MTLNLTPKPRFVSRLTRNTLALIMAGGRGSRLMQLTQWRAKPAMPFAGKFRIIDFPLSNCINSGIRRIGVLTQYMAHPLILHIQQGWGSGRPEFGEFVELLPAQQRTGASWYEGTADAVYQNLDIIRRHDPEFVLILAGDHVYKMDYGEMIAHHVKHEADMTVGCIELPTDQAKGLGIMTVNRDGRVTRFTEKPEHPESIPGREGITLGSMGIYVFNTHFLYEQLIRDHDLDRSSHDFGKDIIPYIIEKYRIHAYPFRDNSTNEQAYWRDVGTVDAFWEANLELIGVAPELNLYDESWPIWTYQAQLPPAKFVFDDDNRRGMAVDSMVSGGCIMSGATIRHSLLFSNVKVHSYAQVQDAVILPNADIARHVIIKRAVIDEGCRIPEGMTIGVDLEEDRRRFYVTENNVVLVTPEMLGQELHRVR comes from the coding sequence ATGACACTCAACCTTACTCCCAAACCCCGCTTTGTAAGCCGACTCACCCGCAACACCCTGGCCCTAATCATGGCCGGCGGTCGTGGATCGCGCCTCATGCAGCTCACTCAGTGGCGCGCCAAACCGGCGATGCCCTTTGCCGGAAAATTCCGTATCATTGATTTTCCGCTATCCAACTGCATAAATTCAGGCATCCGACGCATCGGTGTGCTGACACAGTACATGGCTCACCCACTGATCCTCCATATCCAGCAGGGATGGGGATCCGGGCGTCCGGAGTTTGGTGAGTTCGTAGAGTTGCTCCCCGCCCAGCAGCGGACCGGGGCCTCTTGGTACGAAGGCACTGCCGACGCGGTCTACCAAAATCTAGACATCATCCGCCGCCACGATCCCGAGTTCGTACTCATCCTGGCCGGGGACCACGTCTACAAGATGGACTACGGCGAGATGATCGCCCACCACGTCAAACACGAGGCAGACATGACGGTGGGCTGTATCGAGCTACCCACCGATCAGGCCAAGGGTCTGGGGATCATGACCGTAAATAGGGACGGACGGGTGACTCGCTTCACTGAAAAACCGGAACACCCCGAATCTATCCCCGGTCGTGAGGGAATAACCCTTGGTTCGATGGGAATATACGTCTTCAATACGCATTTTCTCTACGAGCAACTCATCCGAGACCACGACCTGGATCGTTCTAGCCATGATTTCGGGAAGGATATTATTCCCTACATCATTGAGAAATACCGTATCCATGCCTATCCGTTTCGGGATAACTCAACCAACGAGCAGGCTTACTGGCGCGACGTGGGGACCGTAGATGCCTTTTGGGAAGCCAATCTGGAATTAATCGGGGTTGCCCCCGAACTCAACCTCTACGACGAAAGTTGGCCGATCTGGACCTACCAAGCCCAACTCCCCCCAGCCAAGTTTGTCTTCGACGACGATAATCGTCGCGGCATGGCCGTAGACTCCATGGTTTCCGGTGGTTGCATTATGTCGGGGGCCACTATTCGGCATTCTTTGCTGTTCTCTAACGTTAAGGTCCATTCCTATGCCCAGGTGCAAGACGCGGTGATTCTGCCCAATGCAGATATTGCTCGTCACGTCATCATTAAGCGTGCGGTTATCGACGAGGGATGCAGGATCCCCGAAGGCATGACCATCGGTGTAGACCTCGAGGAAGACCGCAGGCGCTTTTATGTCACTGAGAACAATGTGGTATTAGTAACCCCCGAGATGCTTGGTCAGGAGTTGCATCGTGTCCGTTGA
- a CDS encoding Glycoside hydrolase has translation MSVDTRLPVVLCWHMHQPQYRDPLSGEYILPWTYLHAIKDYVDMAAHLEDCPAARAVVNFTPLLLEQIEDYRLQISQYLRYSTPIRDPLLAALAGTGLPSHLEGRRDLVYACLRANEQRLIGRFPLYAELVEMARLALRRLEGVSYLANQFLVDLVVWYHLAWIGEKVRRQNPDIQRLQQKGAHYTTEDRRDLLIILGELLEGLLPRYRTLANTGRIELSMTPWGHPILPLLLDLNVAKEAMPDVPLGRHLRYPGGEERARWHLEEGLAVFERFLGRRPTGCWPAEGGVSNATLTLLGEMGFRWCASGESVLRNSLNRHHRHQEGNWLHRSYHFEPTHSQTETPLTCFFRDDGLADRIGFLYSTWHADDAVGDLVHHLGNIALAVNHIHSTDAIHRNAIVSIVMDGENAWEYYPENGYYFLSALYQRIAEHPHLRLATYSEYLDQSRVATSLPSVVAGSWVYGNFSTWIGSTDKNRGWDMLIEAKRCFDAAVATGRLKGEQLKEIERLLGVCESSDWFWWFGDYNPEETVSSFERLFRRQLTGLYQTLGEAPPDYLTQSFTRGSGSPQLGGVMRPGQAT, from the coding sequence GTGTCCGTTGATACCCGTTTGCCGGTCGTGCTGTGTTGGCACATGCACCAACCTCAGTATCGTGACCCACTTTCTGGGGAGTACATCCTACCTTGGACCTATCTCCACGCCATCAAGGACTACGTGGACATGGCGGCCCACCTGGAGGATTGTCCAGCTGCACGGGCGGTGGTCAACTTCACCCCCCTACTTCTGGAGCAAATCGAGGATTATCGCCTCCAAATCTCGCAATATCTGCGTTATAGCACCCCCATTCGTGACCCTCTGCTGGCCGCGCTGGCGGGCACAGGTCTCCCGAGTCACCTTGAGGGGCGGCGCGATCTGGTGTACGCCTGCCTACGCGCCAATGAACAACGTCTGATCGGACGCTTCCCGCTCTACGCCGAACTGGTAGAAATGGCGCGCCTCGCACTGCGGCGACTTGAGGGTGTGAGCTACCTAGCCAACCAATTCCTCGTAGACCTAGTGGTCTGGTACCACCTCGCCTGGATCGGTGAAAAGGTCCGCCGCCAGAATCCTGATATCCAGCGCCTCCAACAAAAGGGGGCGCACTATACCACCGAGGATCGGCGTGACCTGTTGATTATTCTTGGTGAATTGTTGGAGGGATTGTTGCCCCGCTATCGAACCCTGGCAAACACGGGTCGGATCGAGTTGTCCATGACCCCCTGGGGCCACCCAATCCTGCCCCTGCTGCTGGACTTGAACGTTGCCAAAGAGGCGATGCCCGATGTGCCACTTGGTAGACATCTCCGCTACCCCGGCGGTGAGGAGCGGGCACGCTGGCACCTGGAAGAAGGGTTGGCAGTTTTCGAACGGTTTTTGGGCCGTCGTCCTACCGGTTGTTGGCCTGCCGAAGGGGGGGTAAGTAACGCCACCCTCACACTTCTCGGAGAGATGGGTTTTCGCTGGTGTGCATCAGGTGAATCGGTATTGCGTAACAGCCTCAATCGCCACCACCGGCATCAAGAGGGAAACTGGTTACATCGTAGCTATCACTTTGAGCCCACTCACTCGCAGACTGAAACACCGCTGACTTGCTTCTTCCGAGACGATGGACTGGCTGATCGCATTGGTTTTCTCTACTCCACCTGGCACGCCGACGATGCCGTGGGCGACCTGGTCCATCACTTGGGCAATATCGCCCTTGCTGTGAATCACATTCATTCCACCGATGCGATCCACCGCAATGCCATAGTTTCCATTGTGATGGATGGTGAAAACGCCTGGGAATACTATCCAGAGAATGGTTATTACTTTCTTTCCGCGCTCTATCAACGCATCGCGGAGCATCCCCACCTCCGGCTGGCCACTTATTCGGAGTATTTGGATCAAAGTCGGGTTGCCACCTCGCTACCCAGTGTCGTAGCGGGGAGCTGGGTGTATGGTAATTTCTCCACCTGGATCGGAAGTACAGACAAAAATCGTGGCTGGGACATGCTGATCGAGGCTAAACGCTGTTTCGATGCGGCGGTTGCAACGGGTCGCCTCAAGGGTGAACAACTCAAGGAGATCGAGCGTTTACTCGGAGTGTGCGAAAGTTCCGATTGGTTTTGGTGGTTCGGCGACTACAACCCCGAGGAAACAGTGAGTAGTTTTGAGCGGCTCTTCCGTCGCCAGTTGACGGGTCTTTACCAGACGCTTGGCGAGGCCCCCCCTGACTACCTGACTCAGAGCTTCACCCGTGGCAGCGGTAGTCCACAGCTAGGGGGTGTAATGCGCCCCGGACAGGCAACATGA
- the malQ gene encoding 4-alpha-glucanotransferase, which yields MTDMTMAPFLQRAAGILLHPTSLPGPNDHGDLGPHAYYFVKFLKDCGFRVWQTLPLGPTHVDLSPYNCVSSHAGNPLLISGKALYDANWLDDQQHLLVPSCPDPEGSRRAMLVAAHCGFERHASPEDHAEFKEFTVKCTHWLEDYALYQALRDAQGGLPWYDWPVPLRDRAPAALEQARRTLRAAMEQVRFEQFLFFRQWQTLRRHANAHGIRMFGDVAIFVAHDSVDVWSHRECFQLDPRGQPTVVAGVPPDYFSETGQRWGNPLYDWENHEEEVIALWVDRMRTQAELFDLVRIDHFRGLEAHWEIPATESLPVTGHWVPTPGDKLLTTLRQQCGALLLVAEDLGVITEGVDRLRRKHDLPGMHVLQFGFDGDPHNRHLLHAHDPANLVYTGTHDNDTTLGWFNALPNSIKEQVLSYFGYPAESMPWPMVRFAFASVAPLAILPMQDGLGLGSEHRMNVPGTSNGNWRWRFDWYQVSEEIANRLASFTRCYGRN from the coding sequence ATGACCGATATGACCATGGCTCCTTTCCTGCAGCGCGCGGCAGGTATTCTGCTTCATCCTACCTCTCTACCAGGACCTAACGACCACGGTGACCTGGGTCCGCACGCCTACTACTTTGTTAAATTCCTAAAAGATTGCGGATTTCGGGTCTGGCAGACCCTCCCATTAGGTCCAACCCATGTGGACCTTTCGCCCTACAACTGCGTCTCGTCACATGCTGGGAACCCGCTCCTCATCAGCGGAAAGGCACTGTACGACGCGAATTGGCTCGACGATCAGCAACATCTCCTCGTCCCTAGTTGTCCCGATCCCGAAGGCAGTCGGCGGGCGATGTTGGTGGCGGCCCATTGCGGTTTTGAACGGCACGCCTCCCCCGAGGACCATGCGGAGTTTAAGGAATTTACCGTCAAGTGTACCCACTGGTTGGAGGATTACGCCCTCTACCAGGCCCTTCGTGATGCCCAAGGGGGTCTACCCTGGTACGACTGGCCTGTACCGCTGAGGGACCGCGCCCCAGCGGCCTTGGAACAGGCCCGTCGGACCTTGAGGGCGGCCATGGAACAGGTAAGATTCGAGCAGTTTCTCTTCTTTCGTCAGTGGCAAACCCTGCGTCGTCACGCCAACGCCCACGGAATTCGCATGTTTGGCGATGTGGCCATCTTTGTCGCCCATGACAGTGTTGACGTGTGGTCGCATCGCGAGTGCTTCCAACTTGACCCACGAGGACAACCCACAGTAGTCGCGGGGGTACCGCCAGACTATTTCTCGGAAACGGGCCAACGCTGGGGGAATCCGCTCTACGACTGGGAGAATCACGAAGAAGAGGTCATCGCCTTGTGGGTGGATCGGATGCGTACTCAAGCGGAGCTATTCGACCTGGTGCGTATCGATCACTTTCGTGGACTTGAGGCGCATTGGGAGATCCCAGCCACTGAATCCTTACCTGTGACAGGGCATTGGGTGCCCACCCCTGGAGACAAGCTACTCACCACTCTGCGTCAACAGTGCGGAGCTTTGTTGCTAGTAGCAGAGGATCTGGGGGTGATTACTGAGGGGGTGGATCGCCTACGTCGGAAACATGACCTGCCGGGGATGCACGTTTTGCAATTTGGATTTGATGGTGACCCGCATAATCGTCATCTCCTACACGCCCACGACCCGGCCAATTTGGTCTACACCGGGACCCACGATAATGATACGACCCTGGGTTGGTTCAACGCGCTGCCTAACTCGATTAAGGAGCAAGTCCTCAGTTATTTTGGTTACCCTGCCGAATCGATGCCGTGGCCCATGGTACGTTTTGCCTTCGCCTCAGTAGCGCCCCTGGCCATTCTGCCCATGCAAGATGGATTAGGTCTAGGCAGTGAGCATCGGATGAATGTTCCCGGAACCAGCAACGGTAACTGGCGCTGGCGTTTTGATTGGTATCAGGTATCGGAAGAGATAGCGAATCGGCTGGCTAGTTTTACGCGATGTTATGGCCGCAATTAA